In Hymenobacter chitinivorans DSM 11115, a single window of DNA contains:
- the iscX gene encoding Fe-S cluster assembly protein IscX, protein MAHFELPIHWNDHEDIAMALYEKFGDSFDEAKIYRIRFTDLLEWVLSLPNFVGTREQANEGHLEQIQAKWVYEWRDNQN, encoded by the coding sequence ATGGCCCATTTTGAGCTGCCTATTCACTGGAACGACCACGAGGACATTGCTATGGCCTTGTACGAGAAGTTCGGGGACTCCTTCGACGAAGCAAAAATCTACCGGATCCGCTTCACCGACCTGCTGGAGTGGGTACTGAGCCTGCCCAACTTCGTCGGCACCCGCGAGCAGGCCAACGAAGGCCACCTCGAGCAGATTCAGGCCAAGTGGGTCTACGAGTGGCGCGACAACCAGAACTAG
- a CDS encoding BamA/TamA family outer membrane protein, with amino-acid sequence MRFLYPLLALQLLAAAAHAQTAPVIPDIAAPEAAPAQGAALAPAEKSKADKPNFIPVPVLFYQQETGFGYGGAILPVWRFGQDSTVRKSNARLIAWYTQKKQSTIQLTHTIFTPNEKFYFAGELSQYDLSFFYYGLGNTTKSSDESTIGYKLFVFDEKFLRRLTAHNLYGGLRYRLTNTSKVRVIEDRSENRPSLFRSLPLQEQQGGVVSGLGPSLLYEGRDNVLATYRGIYIDAHALFTGKELGSDYTFQRYQLDLRYFRPLLGSNKTILALQYLGQFHAGSVPFRELGGLGANLGGSQYNNAGLMRGLYEARFRGRQMMTAQAEIRQHLFWRLDGAAFLGAGQVGDKVGEYSFGDTKLAGGAGLRFQFNRRDRLNIRLDYAGGTDTAPSIYFAVGEAF; translated from the coding sequence ATGCGCTTTCTATACCCGCTGCTGGCCCTGCAGCTGCTGGCCGCCGCCGCCCACGCCCAAACTGCTCCTGTCATTCCGGATATTGCCGCCCCGGAAGCTGCCCCTGCCCAGGGCGCAGCCCTGGCCCCGGCCGAGAAAAGCAAGGCCGACAAGCCCAACTTTATTCCGGTACCGGTGCTGTTTTACCAGCAGGAAACCGGTTTCGGCTACGGCGGAGCCATTCTGCCCGTGTGGCGCTTCGGCCAAGACAGCACCGTACGCAAGTCCAATGCCCGCCTGATTGCCTGGTACACCCAGAAAAAGCAGAGCACGATTCAGCTCACCCACACCATTTTCACGCCCAACGAGAAGTTCTACTTCGCCGGCGAGCTGAGCCAGTACGACCTGTCGTTTTTTTACTACGGCCTGGGCAACACGACCAAGTCGAGCGACGAATCCACTATCGGCTACAAGCTGTTTGTCTTCGATGAGAAATTCCTGCGGCGCCTTACGGCTCACAACCTCTACGGCGGCCTGCGCTACCGCCTGACCAACACCAGCAAGGTGCGCGTCATCGAGGATAGGAGCGAAAACCGTCCCAGCCTGTTTCGCAGCCTGCCCTTGCAGGAGCAGCAGGGCGGGGTGGTGTCGGGCCTGGGTCCCTCGCTGCTCTATGAAGGCCGCGACAATGTGCTGGCTACCTACCGCGGCATCTACATTGATGCCCACGCGCTGTTTACGGGCAAAGAGCTGGGCAGCGACTATACGTTTCAGCGCTACCAGCTCGACTTGCGCTACTTCCGCCCGCTGCTGGGTTCCAACAAGACGATTCTGGCCCTGCAGTACCTGGGGCAGTTTCACGCCGGCAGCGTGCCGTTTCGGGAGTTGGGTGGCCTGGGTGCCAACCTCGGCGGCTCCCAGTACAACAACGCCGGCCTGATGCGGGGCCTCTACGAAGCCCGGTTCCGGGGCCGGCAGATGATGACGGCCCAGGCCGAAATCCGCCAGCACCTGTTCTGGCGCCTCGATGGGGCCGCTTTCCTCGGCGCGGGCCAGGTCGGCGACAAAGTAGGGGAGTACAGCTTCGGCGACACTAAGCTGGCCGGCGGGGCGGGACTGCGCTTCCAGTTCAACCGCCGCGACCGGCTCAACATCCGCCTCGACTACGCCGGCGGCACCGACACGGCCCCGAGCATTTACTTCGCCGTGGGCGAGGCTTTCTAG
- a CDS encoding KdsC family phosphatase, with protein MSANGTSPDLSAIKAFIFDVDGVLTDGTLLALNSGEQARAFHIRDGYAIRHALARGYRVIIISGREEEGVRRRLESLDVHDIFLGVPDKMKIFNTYINTYRLDPAHIAYMGDDMPDIEVMRRCAIAACPADAAADVHQISNYTAALPGGHGAVRELVEAVMKAQKTWY; from the coding sequence ATGAGTGCAAACGGTACTAGCCCGGATTTATCTGCTATTAAAGCCTTTATATTCGACGTGGACGGGGTGCTGACCGACGGCACGCTGCTGGCCCTGAACTCGGGGGAACAGGCCCGGGCTTTTCACATCCGCGACGGCTACGCCATTCGCCACGCCCTGGCCCGCGGCTACCGGGTCATTATCATCTCGGGGCGGGAAGAAGAAGGAGTGCGCCGCCGCCTGGAGTCCCTGGACGTGCACGACATCTTCCTGGGTGTGCCCGACAAGATGAAGATCTTTAACACCTACATTAACACCTACCGCCTCGACCCGGCCCACATTGCCTACATGGGCGACGATATGCCCGATATCGAGGTGATGCGCCGCTGCGCCATTGCCGCCTGCCCCGCCGATGCCGCCGCCGACGTGCACCAAATCAGCAACTATACCGCGGCCCTGCCCGGCGGCCACGGGGCCGTGCGCGAGCTGGTGGAAGCGGTGATGAAGGCGCAAAAAACCTGGTATTAA
- a CDS encoding Rossmann-like and DUF2520 domain-containing protein codes for MPYTSVGRQIVLLGAGRVAQHLGPALWRAGHTVTHVWSRTPASAQQVATQIPGALPITSLDLQAVPAAELYILCVPDGAVPAVLAEAVFPAAALVVHTAGALPLAVFAPYAGLRGGVLYPLQTFSPGRLIDWPAVPFCVEAATPADEALVAAVARSLSQVVELVATPQRQQIHVAAVFACNFTNHLLGIGHALLQEAGLPFTLLEPLIRETVQKALAQPPFTVQTGPAVRHDAATLDRHRALLLGHPQWQQIYNQLTASIQAT; via the coding sequence ATGCCTTATACTTCTGTCGGACGGCAAATTGTGCTACTCGGGGCCGGCCGCGTGGCCCAGCACCTGGGGCCCGCGCTGTGGCGGGCCGGCCACACCGTAACCCACGTCTGGAGCCGAACGCCGGCCTCCGCCCAGCAAGTGGCCACCCAGATTCCCGGCGCCCTCCCCATCACCAGTCTCGACCTGCAAGCGGTGCCCGCCGCCGAGCTCTATATTCTTTGCGTGCCCGATGGCGCTGTACCGGCCGTGCTGGCCGAAGCCGTTTTTCCGGCCGCCGCCCTGGTGGTGCATACGGCGGGCGCTTTGCCGCTGGCCGTATTTGCGCCGTACGCGGGCCTGCGGGGTGGGGTCCTCTACCCGTTACAAACCTTCAGCCCCGGCCGCCTTATCGATTGGCCCGCCGTACCCTTCTGCGTGGAGGCGGCCACCCCGGCCGACGAGGCGCTGGTGGCCGCGGTGGCCCGCAGCCTGAGCCAGGTCGTAGAGCTGGTGGCCACGCCCCAGCGGCAGCAAATTCACGTGGCGGCCGTTTTTGCCTGCAACTTTACCAACCACCTGCTCGGCATCGGGCACGCGCTGTTGCAGGAGGCGGGTCTGCCCTTCACGCTGCTGGAACCCCTGATTCGGGAAACCGTGCAGAAGGCCCTGGCCCAGCCGCCCTTTACGGTGCAGACCGGCCCGGCCGTGCGCCACGACGCAGCCACACTCGACCGGCACCGGGCCCTGCTGCTCGGCCACCCGCAGTGGCAGCAGATTTATAACCAGCTAACAGCCAGTATACAAGCTACGTAA
- a CDS encoding geranylgeranylglycerol-phosphate geranylgeranyltransferase — protein sequence MARSTTSRPVAAAGGGSGWPSLLRLIRFPNLLIMALCLALVQSCLLRPTDPVAALLSVRFILLAVAAISIAAAGYIINDYYDVKIDVINRPDRLVVGRVVNRRHAMLAHVLLSGLGVSIAGMLSPALGAVNLGSALLLWGYSAQFKRLALVGNLSIALLTAALVLLPELQQRTGQTTVWVYALAAFLLTVVREIVKDVEDMRGDAEHDCRTLPIVWGVARTKWAIGFFLLNLVILVAGGTWYSLHAQRWLLGSWLLLTVLVPAFGVGRYLARADRRRDFAQLSAWCKWIMLAGVLSMVLVRLY from the coding sequence ATGGCGCGTTCTACTACTTCCCGGCCGGTAGCTGCGGCGGGCGGCGGGAGCGGCTGGCCCTCGTTGCTGCGCCTGATCCGCTTCCCTAACCTGCTCATTATGGCCCTGTGCCTGGCCCTGGTGCAAAGCTGCCTGCTGCGCCCCACCGACCCGGTTGCGGCCCTGCTGTCGGTCCGCTTTATTCTCCTGGCCGTGGCCGCCATCAGCATCGCCGCCGCCGGCTACATCATCAATGACTACTACGACGTGAAAATCGACGTCATCAACCGGCCCGACCGGCTGGTGGTGGGGCGCGTCGTGAATCGGCGGCACGCCATGCTGGCGCATGTGCTGCTCTCGGGGCTGGGCGTGAGTATAGCCGGGATGTTGTCGCCGGCGTTGGGGGCCGTTAACCTGGGCTCGGCCCTGCTGCTGTGGGGCTATTCGGCCCAGTTTAAGCGCCTGGCCCTGGTCGGCAACCTCAGCATTGCCCTGCTCACGGCCGCCCTGGTACTCTTGCCCGAACTGCAGCAGCGCACCGGTCAAACTACGGTGTGGGTGTACGCCCTGGCTGCTTTTCTGCTGACCGTGGTGCGCGAAATCGTGAAGGACGTGGAAGACATGCGCGGCGACGCCGAGCACGACTGCCGCACGCTGCCCATCGTGTGGGGCGTGGCCCGCACCAAGTGGGCCATCGGCTTTTTTCTGCTGAACCTGGTGATTCTGGTGGCGGGCGGCACCTGGTACAGCCTGCACGCGCAGCGCTGGCTGCTAGGAAGCTGGCTGCTGCTCACGGTTCTGGTGCCAGCCTTCGGGGTGGGCCGCTATCTGGCCCGCGCCGACCGCCGCCGCGACTTTGCCCAGCTCAGCGCCTGGTGCAAGTGGATCATGCTGGCTGGGGTGCTGTCGATGGTGCTGGTCCGGCTTTACTAA
- a CDS encoding cold-shock protein, which yields MKTGTVKFYNESKGYGFITEDGTKEDFFVHVTGLNGGQIQQNDRVEFDTQEGRKGVNAVNVKKL from the coding sequence ATGAAAACAGGAACCGTAAAATTCTATAATGAGTCGAAGGGCTACGGCTTCATTACAGAAGATGGCACGAAGGAAGATTTCTTCGTCCATGTAACCGGCCTTAACGGGGGCCAGATCCAACAGAATGACCGCGTGGAGTTTGACACGCAGGAAGGCCGCAAGGGTGTTAATGCGGTTAACGTAAAGAAACTGTAG
- a CDS encoding 2Fe-2S iron-sulfur cluster-binding protein, producing the protein MKVVNITFQFQDGQPDQTHVAAEGESVLDVALNNGIQLQHNCGGVCGCSTCHVYVLKGEHDLPEISDKEEDFIDRAVNPRINSRLGCQCVMQGNEDVVILIPRQEFLGH; encoded by the coding sequence GTGAAAGTCGTCAATATTACCTTCCAGTTTCAAGACGGTCAGCCCGACCAGACGCACGTCGCCGCGGAAGGTGAATCAGTGCTGGACGTGGCCTTGAACAACGGAATTCAGCTGCAGCACAACTGCGGCGGCGTCTGTGGCTGCTCCACTTGCCACGTGTACGTGCTCAAGGGCGAGCATGACCTGCCCGAAATCAGCGACAAAGAAGAAGATTTCATTGACCGCGCCGTTAACCCCCGCATCAACTCCCGCCTGGGCTGCCAGTGCGTGATGCAGGGCAACGAAGACGTAGTCATCCTCATCCCCCGCCAGGAATTCCTGGGACACTAA